TTGTTGCCTTCCATTTCATTGAACAAATCATTGGCATAAGGATCGTTAGGATAATCAATTTCATTTCCTATACTCCATGCTATAATCGCTGGATGGTTTTTATTACGTTGTACCATATCAATTAAATCTTTTTTGTGCCAAACAGGGAAGTCTTTGGCATAACCTTCATATTTTGGTGGATAAACATTGTGGCCTTGCCACCATTTATTTTTCGGATTTTCCCATTCATCAAACGCTTCATCAAAAACAAAGAAACCTAGTTCATCACACAAATCATATAACACCTGCGCATGAGGATTGTGGGCCATTCGAATGGCGTTACAGCCAACTTCTTTTAATTTTAACAAGCGGCGGAGCCACACTGCTTTAGGAACTGCTGTACCAAAACATCCCGCATCTTCATGCAAACAGACCCCTTTTAATTTTACTTTGTCTGTATCATTTAAAATGAACCCATCATTTGGACTAAATGTACACGTACGAATACCAACTTTTTCATGATAATAGTTTGCTTTACCGTTACTTCTAACACACGTCGTTAACGTATATAAATTAGGCGTTTGTGGCTGCCATAATTGAGCATCTTCCACAGTCGCTTCAAAGTTCAAATTAACTATTGCTCCTATTGTTAAAACAACTTCTTTTTTTCCAACAATTGCAGTATTTCCTTGTGCATCTGTTAAAGTTTGCTTTACCTCTGCCGTCGTTTTTTCCCCAGTGAAATTGCTTACTGCTATTTTTGTTTTAATCATAGCATCATTTCCATGCAAACGCGTTGTTTCAAAAGTAACGCCATAACGATCTACCATCACAGGATTGTGAGTGACAATAGTGACAGGCCGAGAGATACCACTACCGTTGTACCAACGAGAGTCTGCTATATCTGTGTGATCAACTCTAACTGCAATCACAATTTCATCATTTGTGTTGTATTGCAAAATCTCAGTTAAATCAAATTGAAATGAGCTGTATCCCGATGCCCAATTTCCAACATGATAACCATTTACCCAGACTTGGCAGTTTTTATAAACACCGTCAAAACGCAATTGCACAATCTTATTGGTAAACGCCCCAATTTCTGTTGTCGTAATATAAGCGCGATACCAACCAATTCCGCCTGGTAAATAACCTGTACCACTAGAAGCATCTTTCGTAAAGTCCTGAGTAATACTCCAGTCGTGGGGCACCGTAACTTTTTGCCAATTTTCATCATTAAAATCTTTTTGCCAAGCGATCTCGTTGTCACCTAAATAAAAACGCCAATCGCTAATGAGATATTTTTCCATTTACATTGTCCTCCATTAGTAAAATCGCCAAATGTTTTATTACTTACAGTTATTTCATAAAATATTTGCTAGATTTAGCAAACTACTCTTTTTTATAGCAGCCTGTTAGTTTAAAAAAGGGTAGAACCATTGTGCTGTTCTACCCAAACTAAGAAAAAATCTCAGCAATTATTTGTTTAATTCTCCTAGAACAAAGTCCACAGCCCCTTTTGGATCGCGGGTTAAATTAATATATTGTGCGCCTTTTGTTGCTATTAACTTAATACCTAGTTTATCAGTATCTGTTTTAATATCTTCATAGTAGCTGTTTACTTGTGGTGCTAAAACGATAACATCATAATTGTTCATAATATCATAATGAGACCCATACGATCCCGCTGCAGCGTTAATGTGATTTCCTGTTTCTGCAGCTCCTTTTTTCAAGGCATTAGCTAACATTGCACTCGTTCCTGCTCCTGCACATAAAACTAAAACATTTAAATCTTCATCATAACCTTTACCACTAGCATTGGTACTAACAGCTGGCTCTGTTTCAACAATAACTGTCTCATTGCCATCAACAACTGCCGCCGCACTGGCTGTGTTTAATTCCGGTGCAATTGTTTCTACTTCATCAATTTCTTCTACACGTTTTGCTTCTTGTTCAACCAACACTTTATCGTAAGCTTTACAAAATGGTAGATAAATGAAGAAGTCTACTACTAATAATGTTGCAGCTAATACAAATGAAATAGGTTGGAAATTAGTTGATAGTACTGTTCCTATTGGTCCAGGTGTCGCCCATGGTAAAACATACATGAAACCATTCATGCCTAAAATATCAATAAACAACTTACCAATAATAACATTCGCAACTGGTGCGATACAAAACGGGATTAAGAAATAAGGATTCAAAATAATAGGCGCAGCAAAAAGTAATGGTTCATTAACCGCAAACATGACTGGAATAATGGAAGCTTTCCCCACTGCTTTTAATTGTTTAGAGCGCATTAACAAAATGAAGATAATTGGTACGATAAAGGTTGCTCCTGTCCCACCTAATTCTCCAATAAAATTACCAAAGTTCTCAGTTAGTGAATGAAATGGATGTTCGCCATTTTGGAATAATTTCAAATTTTCTTCTGTATTTCCGTATAAAGCTGAAGATAAGCCCGGTTTTACAACTGATGGGCCGTGAACACCGACAAACCAAAACATTGGAATTAAAAACCAAATCAAGGCCATACCTGGATACGACTCCGCTGCTGAAAAAAGCGGTGATAGTAATTTGGAAAACATTTCGCCAAATGGAGCAGCAATAAAATACCGGGAAATCAAATCGATAATAGCACAACTCAAAACTGAAAATGAAAATGGGAAAACATCGCGGAAGTTTTGTGAAATACTCCCTGGTACTTCTGGTGGCATTTTGATTGTAATATCACGTTTAATACAAAATTTATACATATTAACGGTAATGAAAGCTGCTACAAAAGCAGATAATAATCCTTTTGTCCCCATATAATCGGAAACAAAAGCACCGTCTGTTTTATTTACAGCAAGTAAAAGCATGCCACAAATTGAAGCTAACATAACAGAAGTCTCGTTAATCACTTTACCGTCAGGCATTTTACGGTTCATAGATCCAGCTAAACAACGTGCTGTTGTCCCTGCAACTAACATCCCTACTAGTCCCATTGTAAAGTCATAAATTTTCCATAACCAAGTTTCAAAATCTGCAGGTAGTGTAATTCCAAAAATTGGTGGAATTGCTGCTATTAAAATAAAAATACTTGAAAATAAGATAACAGGCATTGCCGCTAAAAAACCATCTTTAATTGCTGATAAGTAAATATTTCTCGAAATTTTTTGAAAAGTTGCTTGGTGCTTTTCAATTTGTTTAATGATGGCGTTCATTTCATTTCCTCCCTATCCTTCTTTTATTTGTTATATTTTTCTTTGTATAAGTCAACAAAATTTTCTGTTAATTCTTTTAACAAAATCGTTGTCATCAAATGATCTTGCCCATGCACGAAAATAAACCCAATATCTAAGTTTTCACCTTCTGCTTCAGCAGCTAAGCATTTAGTTTGGGCATTGTGAGCCAAGTTCAAATTTTCTTCGGCATCAGCCATTAGGGACGCAACATTTTCAAAATTGCCAGCACGAGCTTCTTTAATAATTGTTAACAAGCTACTACGGGCATCACCAGCATAAGCGACAATTTCAAAGCCCAGCATTTGTAGTTCTTCTTTATTCATCTCTTCCACTCCGTTTTTTCAATATTCTGAATTCATTTTTGATACAATCTTTTTTGCATAAACTAGCGTCTAAATAATAACTTTATTTTCGCTGACAAATTTATACCAATAAGCAGATTCTTTTGGATAACGTTTTTGAGTCTCAAAGTCTACATAGAATAAACCGTATCGTTTGTTGTAACCATTTGCCCAAGAGAACACATCCATTAAAGACCAAATGAAGTACCCTTTAACATCTACACCAGCATCAATGGCTTTTGAAATAGAATTAAAATTCCCACGTAAATATTCAATTCGAGGTTCATCCATAATCACACCATCATTGAAATTATCTTTGAACCCTAAACCATTTTCAGTAATATAGATTTTTCCATAATTGGGATAGTCCGCTTTTATTCGAACTAATAAATCATATAAACCTTCTGGATATATCGCCCAGTCCCAATCATTTTTAGGGATATCATCTCGTTGAATCCGCTCTCCGATTCCTTTAATCCGATAAAAACTGGTTCCTTTTTCACCAGTACCGTTAAAACCGATTGCACTTTCTTTGTCATAATGCTGTACCCAATGACTTTGATAGTTATTAATTCCCAAAAAATCTGTTTGTGTTGCTGCTTTTTCCATTGCGATAAAATCTGATTCTGCAAACTCAACTTGTGTATCATTAGCAGCTAATATTTCGTTTACCAGTGCCATTGTTTTGTCAGAGTAACGTCCTTTGTAAGTGGCATCAAGTAAAAAAGCGATTGATAATGCATCATCTTTAGCAGCAGCATGAATATCTTCTTTGGCTTGGGAATAAGGATATTTAGGTTCTAGCGAGTGCACTACTCCGATTTCGCCCGAGTAATTGCCTTCTTTGAAAATATTTACAGCACGCGCATGAGCCCACATCATATTATGCAAACAAGTGACAACTTTTTTTAAATCAAATTTTATTTCTGGTGGGAAGATTCCTGTTAAATACTGATTAGTCGCAACAGGATAAATTTCATTAAACGTGCTCCAGTAATGAACTTCTTTAAACTCTTCAAAACAAAACTTGGCATAATTGACAAAGTGTTCAACATTTTCTCGATTTAAAAAGTCACCATTGTCAAATAATGTTTTAGGTGTATCAAAATGATGGATGGTAACAAAAGGGATGACTCCTTGTTTTTTGCACTCCGCAAAAACACGATGATAATAATCCACTCCAGCTTGATTGACCTCACCATAACCATTAGGGAAAATTCGGCTCCAAGCGATGGACATTCGCAAGCTATCAATCTTGAATTTACGACACAATTTTAAATCAACAGGATATTGATGATAAAAATCACTGGCAGGTTCTGCGGTATACCTACCTTTTTCTTCTAACCACGTATCCCAAGCAACTAGTCCTTTACCGTCCAATTTTGTTGCACCTTCTGCTTGATATGCAGCGGTTGCACCACCCATGATAAAATCTTTTGGTAGGGTTCTCATTTCTTTCATCACTAAACCTTCTTTCATAGTAGTCGTTGAATATGAATTGCCAGATACACTCGTTCGCTATCACTTAATTTACGTCCAGCATAATCGCTGATTAATTGATAAATTTCATTACCAATTTCATAAGCGCAAGGATAATCTGTTTTGATATTTGTTTCCAAATTTTTAGAAAAGATGACTTGTTCTTCTGGCTGATCGAGTCTGTCTGCAAAATAGTTCAAATGAATCATTAAGCGATCATAAAAATTTTTATTTTCTTCTGTTCGTACAATACCTTTTTTTAATAATATTTTTTCTACCAATTTAATAATATCTTGACGCGGATCAAAAACCTCATCTATCTGTGGTTCGCCTTCTCGTTTTGCATTAATAAAGTGAAGAGCAATCCGGCCAATTTCATCATCAGGAAAGTGCGCATTTAGTCGTTCATCAATGATGGCAACCGCCATTTTACCAATTGCATACTCTATCGGATATTCTTTACTCATATCCGGTAAGCGACTAATTTCGTAATTCCCTTTCTGCTGATTCTGATAGCTCCAATAAATATGGTCTGTTAAAGTCACATAGATATATTCTTGAACTGGGTAATTAAACTTACGAATTGCCGCATCGATTACCTCATAACCGGTAGTAATAAAATTTAAAGGTAGATCTTTTAACAGTGAAGAAAAATTTTGCTGAGACTCTTTATTACGCAACATGAAAAGCTTACTAATATCTTCTTTTTTTAGTAAATCGCCTTTTTTCTTTTGGAAGACAATTCCTTTTCCCATTGCAATGGCCTGCTCATCGTTTTCTATTCGAATAATGGCGACATTATTATTTAATACTTGAATAATGCGATACATTCTCTTCCTCCTAACTACCAATAAAAAAACCGCAAATGATAGGATTATCATACCATGTAAAGACACTGGTACTCACCTAGCATTCGCGGTTTTTGCCTAATCGAATAGTAACAATCCACTACATATTAACTTCACAAGTATCGTAACACAAAACCAAACACTTGTAAACCCTTTCTAACATATTCCGTCGTATTTATTTCAAAAAAACACTTTTAACAAACATATTCAAACATCACAATTAGAAAATAGTTTTTTTATCAGTGAATAATCTTTATCACATCAACGATTTTATTCCAATGCACAAAAAATATGTACATTGAATAACACAGTAAGCCAACCAAAAAAAAACGCTTATTGTCTCTATTTTTTATCATTTTACGAAATTTTACTTTCCCTTAAAGAAATTTGCTTACTATTACATTCTTTCTAAACAAACTGCTATACTAATGGCGTAGAGACAGGAGGAATTGATATGATTCGAATTGAAACCAGTCAAACAGAAATAATTGAACCCTTATTGAGTGAAGTTTTTGCTGCGCAATATAAAGAACAGTTTCATGATGAACTACCAAAAAAACTTGAAAAATTAGCTATTGCAGCAACCTTAACAGATGAATTAGTCGGCGGGCTAATTGCGAAGCAAGATTTTGAAAACCTTCACGTTAGTTTATTAGCTGTTAAACCAGAATTTCAAAATCAAGGAATTGGCTCTCGCCTTTTACAAGCCCTAAGTGATTGGGCCCAAGAAGAAGGCGTAATTAACCTGACTTTAACGACAAAGAGTTATCAAGCAGTAGCGTTTTATCAAAAAAACGGCTTTTCTATTTTTGGTGAACTCCCTGACACACCAATGCGCGGTATTACCAAATACTACTTATACAAACGAATTACAAAATAAATTTTTGCTTTTGATTGAAAAGATAGTGAGCGGGACAATTTCCTAGTTGTGATAAAAGACAAAAAGAAGTTTTGTAATCCAAAAGGACACAAAACTTCTTTTATTTGTATGAGAGATATACGTTTATTCCGCCTTTTTCACGGGACAACTCGTTTTACAGTCTTGACAACTACTACCTTTTTTTACTTGACGATAAACCACAAAAGCAGCTGCACCAAAAATCAAAATACTTAAAATTATTGTCGCCACCATTTATTTCACTTCTCCTTTTAACTGATGCATTGTAATAACAGTATTTTTAGGTTGCGGCGTCTTACGAATTAATAAGAAAATCCCATAAGTTAGAACAGCCACAGCTATCAACGTAGCAATATTTAGCGCACCGCCTTCAAAGATAACATGACCAAATTGATAGACTACAAAACTTACTGCATACGCTAAACCACATTGATATCCCACTGCAATCCACGTCCATTTTGCATCCCCCATTTCCCGATGAATCGCTCCAATTGCAGCAAAACAAGGCGCACATAATAAATTGAACACGAGAAATGAGTAAGCTGCGACTGGTGTGAAAGCTGCCTGCAAGGGACCCCAAATTTCAGCTCCATTTTCAGAAACTTCATCTAAATGACTAAATAAAATTCCAAATGTATTGATGACATTTTCCTTAGCAATAAGTCCGGTAATCGTTGCAACCGCTCCTTGCCAATTTCCCCAGCCTAACGGTGCAAACAACGGTGCAATCACACGCCCCAAATGCGCCAAAATACTTTGATCGCCACTAACCGCTTTTAAGGTAAAGCTATAATTGGACATAAACCACAAAATAATACTAGAAACAAAAATAATAGTCCCGGCTTTTTTAATAAA
The genomic region above belongs to Enterococcus saigonensis and contains:
- a CDS encoding glycoside hydrolase family 2 TIM barrel-domain containing protein — translated: MEKYLISDWRFYLGDNEIAWQKDFNDENWQKVTVPHDWSITQDFTKDASSGTGYLPGGIGWYRAYITTTEIGAFTNKIVQLRFDGVYKNCQVWVNGYHVGNWASGYSSFQFDLTEILQYNTNDEIVIAVRVDHTDIADSRWYNGSGISRPVTIVTHNPVMVDRYGVTFETTRLHGNDAMIKTKIAVSNFTGEKTTAEVKQTLTDAQGNTAIVGKKEVVLTIGAIVNLNFEATVEDAQLWQPQTPNLYTLTTCVRSNGKANYYHEKVGIRTCTFSPNDGFILNDTDKVKLKGVCLHEDAGCFGTAVPKAVWLRRLLKLKEVGCNAIRMAHNPHAQVLYDLCDELGFFVFDEAFDEWENPKNKWWQGHNVYPPKYEGYAKDFPVWHKKDLIDMVQRNKNHPAIIAWSIGNEIDYPNDPYANDLFNEMEGNNDANKPAEERIYNPNRPDTRRLTTIAKQLSEIVHKEDQTRPTTLAAAFPELSSQTGLVDSVDVIGYNYKEHLYKEHHRLFPHKAFVGSENRHSYQNWLAVKENDYIAGQFLWTGIDYLGESRGVWPKHGTYRGLLDMCGYETMMFYKRKSWWSKELTARLFTRPAMQKSEDPWEAVYRKWNYNQGEQIEIRLYTNADKFELKVNDETIVLTFDEVEGYYSAIVPYVAGALVLTAEKDGRKIIDTLKPVGQAQRIKARVWQAPASFKNFLLEGEGIKQIELSLVDCQGNLTDANQIISFKGENCEFLGFENGDMDDITNYAEKYRRTRNGRAVCYVKVVDDTKASVTFSVAGCHDLVVQL
- a CDS encoding PTS lactose transporter subunit IIBC, which produces MNAIIKQIEKHQATFQKISRNIYLSAIKDGFLAAMPVILFSSIFILIAAIPPIFGITLPADFETWLWKIYDFTMGLVGMLVAGTTARCLAGSMNRKMPDGKVINETSVMLASICGMLLLAVNKTDGAFVSDYMGTKGLLSAFVAAFITVNMYKFCIKRDITIKMPPEVPGSISQNFRDVFPFSFSVLSCAIIDLISRYFIAAPFGEMFSKLLSPLFSAAESYPGMALIWFLIPMFWFVGVHGPSVVKPGLSSALYGNTEENLKLFQNGEHPFHSLTENFGNFIGELGGTGATFIVPIIFILLMRSKQLKAVGKASIIPVMFAVNEPLLFAAPIILNPYFLIPFCIAPVANVIIGKLFIDILGMNGFMYVLPWATPGPIGTVLSTNFQPISFVLAATLLVVDFFIYLPFCKAYDKVLVEQEAKRVEEIDEVETIAPELNTASAAAVVDGNETVIVETEPAVSTNASGKGYDEDLNVLVLCAGAGTSAMLANALKKGAAETGNHINAAAGSYGSHYDIMNNYDVIVLAPQVNSYYEDIKTDTDKLGIKLIATKGAQYINLTRDPKGAVDFVLGELNK
- a CDS encoding PTS lactose/cellobiose transporter subunit IIA; protein product: MNKEELQMLGFEIVAYAGDARSSLLTIIKEARAGNFENVASLMADAEENLNLAHNAQTKCLAAEAEGENLDIGFIFVHGQDHLMTTILLKELTENFVDLYKEKYNK
- the lacG gene encoding 6-phospho-beta-galactosidase, with product MRTLPKDFIMGGATAAYQAEGATKLDGKGLVAWDTWLEEKGRYTAEPASDFYHQYPVDLKLCRKFKIDSLRMSIAWSRIFPNGYGEVNQAGVDYYHRVFAECKKQGVIPFVTIHHFDTPKTLFDNGDFLNRENVEHFVNYAKFCFEEFKEVHYWSTFNEIYPVATNQYLTGIFPPEIKFDLKKVVTCLHNMMWAHARAVNIFKEGNYSGEIGVVHSLEPKYPYSQAKEDIHAAAKDDALSIAFLLDATYKGRYSDKTMALVNEILAANDTQVEFAESDFIAMEKAATQTDFLGINNYQSHWVQHYDKESAIGFNGTGEKGTSFYRIKGIGERIQRDDIPKNDWDWAIYPEGLYDLLVRIKADYPNYGKIYITENGLGFKDNFNDGVIMDEPRIEYLRGNFNSISKAIDAGVDVKGYFIWSLMDVFSWANGYNKRYGLFYVDFETQKRYPKESAYWYKFVSENKVII
- a CDS encoding PRD domain-containing protein gives rise to the protein MYRIIQVLNNNVAIIRIENDEQAIAMGKGIVFQKKKGDLLKKEDISKLFMLRNKESQQNFSSLLKDLPLNFITTGYEVIDAAIRKFNYPVQEYIYVTLTDHIYWSYQNQQKGNYEISRLPDMSKEYPIEYAIGKMAVAIIDERLNAHFPDDEIGRIALHFINAKREGEPQIDEVFDPRQDIIKLVEKILLKKGIVRTEENKNFYDRLMIHLNYFADRLDQPEEQVIFSKNLETNIKTDYPCAYEIGNEIYQLISDYAGRKLSDSERVYLAIHIQRLL
- a CDS encoding GNAT family N-acetyltransferase; this encodes MIRIETSQTEIIEPLLSEVFAAQYKEQFHDELPKKLEKLAIAATLTDELVGGLIAKQDFENLHVSLLAVKPEFQNQGIGSRLLQALSDWAQEEGVINLTLTTKSYQAVAFYQKNGFSIFGELPDTPMRGITKYYLYKRITK
- a CDS encoding FeoB-associated Cys-rich membrane protein, which encodes MATIILSILIFGAAAFVVYRQVKKGSSCQDCKTSCPVKKAE